A genome region from Tolypothrix sp. PCC 7712 includes the following:
- the xisF gene encoding fdxN element excision recombinase XisF — MQKTRIVGYARVSSREQAVDSQALEQQIARLRSAGATEIFQDIQSGSNDDRKSLKKLMDLVRAKELDEVIITRIDRLARSLPKLRECIDIYQQARVNLKILDQQIDLNTSQGKLMVNVLGSLAEWETDLLSERIRHGKEYRRSKQAASESFPWGYQVVDGRYQLNNRLFLCLISDRPANYLELYHEDELTKLSSLTIKQIARDCIDIFLEKKGLSRALKAIFNKYGISKRNSKRNSHDSILHWTIAGFTNWLTNPVLCGHTAYFQRITISKGKRKKNKPENWQIIHDTHPEHRLITNEELAEIKQILDFNSKTGGFGFNQNLDSPIVYRKYTYQTGLVFCAECGSKCITKSGKSKEQGKYYYFACRYAGMGCSNKKSTRKQNIEDALINTLVQRSYMLANESLDKQPSIEQEKSENLKLLESRLEALEQIPGFDPDIEKVKDKVRQQIAEEINPFISDVVTQRTTEEIIIAGNNLAIWHTLSPDNKVKIYHQIVQKILIYNGQIESVTLKI; from the coding sequence ATGCAAAAAACAAGAATTGTAGGCTATGCCAGAGTATCATCCCGCGAACAAGCTGTTGATTCTCAAGCTCTAGAACAACAAATAGCAAGACTAAGATCCGCTGGAGCCACTGAAATTTTTCAAGATATTCAATCAGGTAGTAATGATGATAGAAAGTCTCTAAAAAAACTGATGGATTTAGTCCGTGCAAAAGAACTTGACGAAGTGATTATTACCCGTATAGATAGGTTGGCAAGGTCATTACCCAAACTACGCGAGTGTATAGATATCTATCAACAAGCACGAGTAAATCTTAAAATCTTAGACCAGCAAATAGATTTGAATACTTCCCAAGGGAAGTTAATGGTCAATGTTTTAGGTTCTCTTGCTGAATGGGAAACAGATCTTTTATCAGAACGTATTAGACATGGTAAAGAATACCGTCGAAGTAAACAAGCAGCCAGCGAATCTTTTCCTTGGGGCTATCAAGTAGTTGATGGTAGATATCAGCTAAATAACCGCTTATTTCTTTGCCTTATATCAGACAGACCTGCTAATTATTTAGAGCTTTACCATGAAGATGAATTAACTAAGCTTTCGAGCTTAACTATTAAACAAATAGCTAGAGATTGTATTGACATTTTTCTAGAAAAGAAAGGACTAAGCCGTGCTTTAAAAGCCATATTCAATAAGTATGGCATTAGCAAAAGAAATTCTAAGAGAAATAGTCACGACAGTATATTACATTGGACAATTGCTGGCTTTACAAATTGGTTGACTAACCCTGTTTTATGTGGACATACTGCTTATTTTCAACGTATTACTATTAGTAAAGGTAAAAGAAAAAAAAATAAGCCAGAAAATTGGCAGATTATTCATGACACTCATCCAGAGCATAGACTCATTACTAATGAAGAATTAGCAGAAATTAAACAAATTCTAGACTTCAACTCTAAAACTGGAGGTTTTGGCTTTAACCAAAATTTAGATAGCCCTATTGTTTATCGAAAATATACCTATCAGACAGGCTTAGTCTTTTGTGCAGAATGTGGATCAAAGTGTATTACTAAAAGCGGTAAATCAAAAGAACAAGGAAAATATTACTATTTTGCTTGTAGATATGCGGGTATGGGTTGCTCAAATAAGAAATCTACCCGCAAACAAAATATTGAAGATGCTCTCATTAATACGTTAGTGCAGCGTTCATATATGCTAGCAAATGAGTCACTAGATAAGCAACCAAGCATAGAACAAGAAAAGTCAGAAAATTTAAAGTTGTTGGAATCTCGTTTAGAAGCTTTAGAGCAAATTCCTGGTTTTGATCCTGATATTGAGAAAGTAAAAGATAAAGTTCGTCAACAGATAGCAGAAGAAATTAACCCCTTCATATCTGATGTAGTAACCCAAAGAACAACTGAGGAAATAATTATTGCTGGGAATAATTTAGCAATATGGCACACACTGTCACCAGACAATAAAGTGAAAATCTATCATCAAATTGTCCAGAAGATACTTATCTACAATGGACAGATTGAATCAGTAACCTTGAAAATTTAG